One part of the Odontesthes bonariensis isolate fOdoBon6 chromosome 15, fOdoBon6.hap1, whole genome shotgun sequence genome encodes these proteins:
- the slc10a4 gene encoding sodium/bile acid cotransporter 4 — MENSSLLSSSAHIAGMMDYLISDSLKRIVGSPGEGVLDGLGLTRGAIFLKGSAFRTPAGADFMAAPPTESPHLMPAFWDSPLSHGINVFVGLVLCFTMLGLGCTVEVNQLGEHIRRPIGVLLALVCQFVIMPLVAFLLALAFSLDDVAAMAVLLCGCCPGGNLSNIMSLLAHGEMNLSIIMTISSTLLALVLMPLCLWIYSRAWINTPVVDLLPFGAIILTLCSTLIPIGLGVVLRYRYTRVADIVLKASLWSLLVTLLMLFILTGAMLGPELLSTIPPSVYVVAILMPLCGYAAGYGLAVLFDLPPNSCRAVSLETGCQNVQLCTAILKLAFPPQLMGGMYMFPLLYALFQAAEAGIFILAYRLYRKEVLHKPDPTMDGYDTDLTYQRFHDEDFDSSYGAVTVSDPNSIMLDPCPPDPTPV, encoded by the exons ATGGAGAACTCCAGCCTGCTCAGTAGCAGCGCACACATTGCTGGTATGATGGACTATCTTATCTCAGACTCCTTGAAGCGAATTGTGGGTTCCCCAGGGGAAGGTGTGCTGGACGGATTAGGGCTCACCAGGGGTGCCATATTCCTTAAAGGCAGCGCATTCAGGACTCCCGCTGGAGCTGACTTTATGGCCGCTCCGCCGACGGAATCCCCTCATCTGATGCCTGCCTTCTGGGATTCCCCGCTCAGCCATGGAATCAATGTGTTTGTGGGACTGGTCCTTTGTTTCACAATGTTAGGtctgggctgcacggtggagGTGAACCAGCTTGGAGAGCATATCCGCAGACCCATCGGGGTGCTGCTGGCTCTGGTGTGTCAGTTTGTTATCATGCCCTTGGTGGCCTTCCTCCTGGCTTTAGCTTTCTCTCTGGATGATGTGGCAGCGATGGCAGTTCTCCTCTGTGGCTGCTGTCCTGGAGGAAACTTATCAAACATCATGTCCCTGCTGGCGCACGGAGAGATGAATCTCAG CATCATCATGACCATATCATCCACCCTGCTGGCACTCGTTCTCATGCCGCTCTGCTTGTGGATCTACAGTCGGGCCTGGATCAACACACCTGTGGTCGACCTGCTGCCCTTCGGGGCCATCATCCTGACCCTGTGCAGCACCCTCATCCCCATTGGTTTAGGAGTTGTGTTGAGGTACCGCTACACGCGTGTGGCCGACATAGTTTTAAAG GCATCTCTTTGGTCTCTGCTGGTCACCCTTTTGATGCTGTTTATCCTGACTGGAGCGATGCTGGGACCAGAGCTGCTCTCCACCATCCCGCCCTCTGTCTACGTGGTGGCCATCCTGATGCCTCTGTGTGGCTACGCTGCAGGTTACGGCCTGGCAGTGCTCTTTGACTTGCCCCCCAACAGCTGCAGGGCAGTCTCGCTTGAGACGGGGTGCCAGAATGTGCAACTGTGTACAGCCATCCTGAAGCTGGCCTTCCCCCCACAGCTGATGGGAGGGATGTACATGTTCCCCCTGCTGTACGCCCTGTTCCAAGCGGCCGAGGCGGGCATTTTCATCCTGGCCTACAGGTTGTACAGGAAGGAGGTCCTTCACAAACCAGATCCCACGATGGACGGCTACGACACGGACTTAACGTACCAAAGATTTCACGATGAGGACTTTGACTCATCGTATGGTGCGGTAACAGTGAGCGACCCAAACAGCATCATGTTGGACCCCTGCCCTCCTGATCCAACTCCTGTTTAG
- the zar1 gene encoding zygote arrest protein 1: protein MATYGEEPVDNYFYSSYNPYMGRYPRPRDAGWKYKNYFSHYGDTSEAFNNHQRAQLKSILSQINPKLTPRLRKANTKDVAVQVNPKKDASVQCSIGPRTLQAMKRDFQRKQRPEPATPGGGSPKAAGAVRYPRTLAVYSPIAYRSVTSFLVDENNNKESSTDAALTAESPSDPADAGDAEKDEDSQAGDEGGIAAKLSEQNKKQKSKPQVMSEGAQLTAEESKGKARVRFQFLEQKYGYYHCRDCNLRWESAYVWCVQGTNKVYFKQFCRKCQKEFNPYRVEDITCHTCNKARCSCAMTQRHVDPKRPHRQDLCGRCKGKRLSCDSTFSFKYII from the exons ATGGCAACGTATGGTGAGGAGCCAGTAGACAACTACTTCTACTCATCCTACAACCCTTACATGGGCAGATACCCCAGGCCCAGAGACGCGGGGTGGAAATATAAGAATTACTTCTCCCACTATGGAGACACTTCTGAGGCCTTCAATAACCACCAGCGCGCGCAGCTCAAGTCCATCTTATCTCAAATCAATCCTAAACTCACCCCACGGCTCAGGAAGGCGAACACCAAAGATGTGGCGGTGCAGGTCAACCCGAAGAAGGACGCCTCGGTACAGTGCTCCATCGGCCCGCGGACCCTCCAGGCCATGAAGCGCGACTTTCAGCGCAAGCAGAGGCCGGAGCCCGCGACGCCCGGCGGCGGCAGCCCAAAGGCGGCGGGAGCCGTGCGTTACCCCCGTACCCTCGCTGTGTATTCACCTATAGCTTATAGGAGCGTTACATCCTTCCTGGTTGACGAAAACAACAATAAAGAGTCCTCGACTGACGCGGCGCTGACCGCAGAGTCGCCCAGTGACCCGGCGGACGCGGGAGACGCCGAGAAGGACGAGGACAGCCAGGCCGGTGACGAGGGCGGAATTGCCGCAAAACTGTCTGAGCAGAACAAAAAGCAGAAGTCCAAGCCGCAGGTGATGAGTGAAGGGGCCCAGCTAACTGCGGAGGAGTCAAAGGGCAAGGCGCGCGTGCGCTTCCAG TTTCTGGAACAGAAGTACGGATATTATCACTGCAGAGACTGTAATCTTCGATGGGAGAGTGCCTATGTGTGGTGTGTTCAGGGTACCAACAAG GTTTACTTTAAGCAGTTCTGTAGGAAATGCCAAAAAGAGTTCAACCCATACCGTGTTGAGGACATCACATGCCAT ACTTGCAATAAAGCGCGCTGCTCCTGTGCCATGACACAGCGGCACGTCGATCCCAAACGACCCCACAGACAGGACTTGTGCGGCAGATGCAAAGGCAAGCGGCTCTCTTGCGACAGCACTTTCAGCTTCAAATACATCATCTGA